Within the Rubrobacter naiadicus genome, the region AGGTGCGCCCGCTCGATTCCGAGAGCGTCCATGAAGCCCGCTACGGTGCGGACGAAGAAGGCGAGGTCCCCGCCGTCGACGTCCTTCGAGGAGCCGCCGTGCCCCGGGAGGTCTATGGCGTAGACCGGGCGTTCGGCCGAGAGGGTCTGCTGGTTGAAGACGAAGATGTTTATGTCGCCGCCGAAGCCCGGGATGAGGATGAGCGGCGTGGCGGCTTCCTCGCCCATCTTCAGGTATTGGATCTCCCTCCCGTCGACCTCGACGGTCTCGGGTTCGGAGCTCACCGCCTCTTCTTCCTGTGGGACGAAGCTCTCGCGGAACCCCTCGACGAAGGCATCGATCTCGGAGTCCGGCACCGAGGCGTCGGCGATCACGCCGAGGAGCCCCCCGACGGGCAGCACGTCGCCCTCTTGCGCGACGTGCCGCCTCAGGACGCCGGAGGCCGGGGACTCGACGGCGTTGTTGATCTTCTCGCTCTCCACCTCGATTATCTCGTCGCCCTTCGAGACCTCTTCGCCCTCACCGACGAGCCATTGCACGACCGTTCCCTCGGTCATGGTGAGACCCCATTTGGGCATGGTGAGGCGGGTGATCTGCTGCGTCTCGCTCAAGCCTTCGCCCCCGCACCCGTGACCTCCCTCACCGCCGCGGCGACCCTCTCCGCGTCGGGGACGTAGAGGTCCTCGAGCACCGGGGAGAACGGCGGTGGGGTGTGGGGGGCCGTGACCATCTTCGGCGCGGCCTCGAGATCGTCGAAGAGCTCCTGGGCGACCTGCGCGCAGATGTCCGCGGCGAGGCTGCAGCGCGGGTTCGACTCGTCGACCACGACGAGCCTTCCGGTGTTCTCGACGCTCTCGAAGATCGTCTCCGTGTCGAGCGGCGAGGTGGTTCTGGGGTCGACGATCTCGCACTCTATACCCTCGTCGGCGAGCGCCTCCGCGGCTTCCTGGGCCATCTGCACCATCCGGCCTATCGCGACGATGGTGACGTCGTCTCCCTCGCGCACGTACTCGGCCTCGCCCAGAGGTATCTCGTAGGGCTCCTCGGGCACCTCGCCCTCGGTGGCGT harbors:
- a CDS encoding acetoin dehydrogenase dihydrolipoyllysine-residue acetyltransferase subunit gives rise to the protein MPKWGLTMTEGTVVQWLVGEGEEVSKGDEIIEVESEKINNAVESPASGVLRRHVAQEGDVLPVGGLLGVIADASVPDSEIDAFVEGFRESFVPQEEEAVSSEPETVEVDGREIQYLKMGEEAATPLILIPGFGGDINIFVFNQQTLSAERPVYAIDLPGHGGSSKDVDGGDLAFFVRTVAGFMDALGIERAHLAGHSMGGLVAAAFALEHTDRVVSLTLISSAGLGEEINGDYVEGFIAANRRRQMKDVLGLLFANPELVNRQLVNDVLRYKRLDGVDNALRTIAENLFPGGHQANVLDLGSLRVPVLAVWGSEDAIVPVSHTENLPEGARVEVIEGSGHMSHMEEAGRFNRIISGFLSEAER